The following are from one region of the Myxococcales bacterium genome:
- a CDS encoding class I SAM-dependent methyltransferase, translated as MVALSEWAVARQVPLTTEIPLSFPQSSRILDFGCGSGWWLEAMRGEGYTELAGWDLDNPSLDRLASRGIKVWREEAERLPDSHFDCIRLEHVLEHVPEPLGLLKTLSQKLKPGGRLVLAVPNYGSWSAQVTGPGWDYLTLPYHENQFTPKSLRTILERAGLSVGTLKTLPIWEVAAKAITSRSSAPAKLARSAYFVWSTFKDNGDVVTAEAIRL; from the coding sequence GTGGTTGCCCTGAGTGAATGGGCCGTTGCCAGGCAGGTACCTCTCACTACAGAGATTCCTCTCTCCTTCCCCCAATCTTCAAGAATTCTCGACTTTGGTTGCGGATCGGGTTGGTGGCTCGAAGCCATGCGAGGAGAAGGCTACACCGAACTCGCGGGATGGGATTTGGACAATCCTTCACTTGACCGCCTTGCTTCACGCGGCATCAAGGTTTGGCGCGAAGAGGCCGAACGCCTGCCGGACAGCCACTTTGATTGTATCCGCCTCGAACACGTTCTCGAGCATGTCCCCGAGCCGCTCGGTCTATTAAAAACACTCAGTCAGAAGCTGAAGCCCGGCGGACGCTTGGTCTTGGCTGTCCCCAACTATGGTTCGTGGTCAGCCCAAGTCACCGGTCCAGGTTGGGATTACCTAACGCTGCCTTACCACGAGAACCAATTTACGCCGAAATCTCTTAGAACGATCCTCGAGCGCGCTGGGCTCTCCGTCGGCACACTGAAGACTCTCCCTATATGGGAAGTGGCGGCCAAGGCAATCACGTCGCGGTCGAGCGCTCCAGCAAAGCTCGCAAGGTCTGCCTATTTTGTTTGGTCGACGTTCAAAGACAACGGAGACGTTGTCACGGCGGAGGCCATCCGACTGTGA
- a CDS encoding nucleotidyltransferase family protein: protein MSLGRPTPAAHFAAAALYEHRLGNLGRCFAACGLSPLIVKGQSVSDLAYGELEPRLASDVDLLVSDDESAVCQALIQAGYHERTDPQRRVSSQLLGERPFVTKTAALPPLVEVHRFLDKGILRPVDYAGIHLRAQPSGREGFHYPSPEDLLLLLVLHEAVSLKPSHARTSRDIARLLARAKPDMAVVRERARAWELTRALEAILAGRPPAGACTPGLAYLWSQRKWHDRQSTWAKGLLRYALARGRDRLGRRLGR, encoded by the coding sequence GTGTCCCTCGGCCGCCCCACCCCAGCCGCGCACTTCGCCGCCGCCGCGCTTTACGAGCACCGGCTCGGCAATCTCGGGAGGTGCTTTGCCGCGTGCGGGCTGTCGCCACTCATCGTCAAAGGGCAGTCCGTCTCCGATCTTGCCTATGGCGAGCTCGAACCCCGGCTGGCCAGCGACGTCGATCTGCTCGTCAGCGACGACGAGTCTGCGGTGTGCCAAGCCCTGATCCAAGCGGGGTATCACGAGAGGACCGACCCGCAGCGCAGGGTCTCGAGCCAACTGCTGGGAGAAAGACCCTTCGTCACCAAGACAGCCGCGTTGCCGCCGCTCGTCGAGGTCCACAGGTTCCTGGACAAGGGCATCCTTCGCCCCGTGGACTACGCGGGCATCCACCTGCGCGCCCAACCCAGCGGCCGAGAAGGATTCCACTATCCTTCACCCGAAGATCTGCTGCTCCTCCTGGTGCTTCACGAGGCCGTGTCCCTCAAGCCTTCGCACGCGCGCACCTCACGCGACATCGCCCGGTTGCTCGCACGCGCCAAACCCGACATGGCCGTGGTGCGGGAGCGAGCACGCGCCTGGGAGCTCACCCGCGCGCTCGAGGCCATCCTGGCGGGGCGCCCCCCGGCGGGCGCCTGCACCCCGGGCCTCGCTTACCTGTGGAGCCAACGCAAGTGGCACGATCGCCAGAGCACCTGGGCCAAGGGCCTCCTTCGTTATGCCCTCGCCCGCGGCCGCGACCGGCTTGGGCGCCGCCTCGGCCGCTGA
- a CDS encoding glycosyltransferase: MLGSRRAGIPVIQPSDKTLNERSPTGLARTALTVFHASRIRSVQGFFTTGLLGTNALRSIGASAEHIVPGLYPIDVNHWQTQRAAFRSRSLSYRQTLGGKFIVLAVSKWSERENPLQVVDAFAELLLTCPESRLVYVGDGPLRDRVRRRIKARKLEPFVTLPGYVPYDELPLYYGCADVFVHAPECEPWGISVLEAMASSVPVIANTTVGAAADLVIPGITGDLSYAGSSSSLAAALRRMHTWMEHRPLGANALERVRRFDVHKAAENLQDLCWKLTSGKPAHDDFSKILISDLRNAFGRWPT, encoded by the coding sequence ATGTTGGGGTCGCGCCGTGCGGGCATTCCTGTCATCCAGCCGAGTGACAAAACGCTTAATGAACGGTCTCCCACTGGATTGGCAAGAACGGCCCTTACTGTCTTTCACGCTAGTCGCATTCGCAGTGTCCAAGGCTTTTTCACAACGGGGCTCCTTGGCACAAACGCCCTGAGAAGCATCGGTGCATCTGCGGAGCATATCGTGCCAGGGCTTTATCCGATCGATGTCAACCATTGGCAGACGCAAAGAGCTGCTTTTCGGAGCCGCAGCCTTTCCTACAGGCAGACCCTGGGAGGAAAGTTCATCGTGTTGGCTGTTTCCAAGTGGAGCGAACGCGAAAACCCGCTGCAAGTTGTAGATGCTTTCGCCGAACTTCTTCTGACGTGTCCCGAATCGCGTCTTGTCTATGTTGGTGACGGTCCCTTACGAGACAGAGTGAGAAGGCGGATCAAGGCCCGCAAGCTCGAACCATTCGTCACACTGCCAGGGTATGTGCCTTACGATGAGCTACCCTTGTACTACGGCTGCGCTGACGTATTCGTACACGCACCAGAATGCGAACCTTGGGGAATCAGCGTTCTTGAAGCGATGGCCTCTTCAGTTCCTGTGATTGCAAATACAACGGTAGGAGCTGCCGCTGACCTAGTGATCCCTGGAATCACTGGCGATCTGTCGTATGCCGGGTCTTCGTCTAGCTTGGCAGCTGCGCTACGCAGGATGCACACCTGGATGGAACATCGGCCACTGGGAGCGAATGCCTTGGAAAGGGTGCGGCGATTTGACGTACACAAGGCAGCAGAGAACTTGCAGGATCTGTGTTGGAAGTTGACTAGCGGCAAACCTGCCCATGACGATTTCTCGAAGATCTTGATCTCTGACCTTCGGAACGCGTTCGGGCGGTGGCCGACATGA
- a CDS encoding SDR family oxidoreductase translates to MWRILVSGGAGFLGSHLCERLVSQGHEVICLDNFFTGTRENVASLLSHPSFELHRHDVQQPLTMEVDQIFHLACPASPVHYQRNPVRTIRTSVEGTLNMLDVARECGARMMISSTSEVYGDPAVHPQKEDYWGNVNPIGPRACYDEGKRCAEALAVSYASQYGTQVRIARIFNTYGPRLHQADGRVVSNFIVQALKGEPITVYGDGLQTRSFCFVSDLVEGFVRLMASEHGVAPVNLGNPRESTMLELAESVIRLTGSMSKIEHRPLPKDDPVRRRPDITRARELLGWEPAVSLEDGLAATIEYFRRRVGA, encoded by the coding sequence ATGTGGCGCATTCTTGTTTCAGGCGGAGCCGGGTTCCTGGGGTCTCACCTTTGCGAACGACTCGTGTCGCAGGGACACGAGGTCATTTGTCTCGACAACTTCTTCACGGGCACCCGTGAGAACGTGGCATCACTACTGAGCCATCCCAGTTTCGAGCTCCACCGGCACGACGTCCAGCAGCCGCTAACGATGGAGGTTGATCAGATCTTCCACCTCGCCTGCCCCGCTTCGCCTGTGCACTATCAGCGTAACCCCGTCCGGACTATCCGGACCTCGGTTGAGGGGACTCTGAACATGCTGGACGTGGCGCGAGAGTGTGGCGCTCGCATGATGATTTCGTCAACTTCCGAGGTCTACGGAGACCCGGCCGTTCATCCCCAAAAGGAAGACTATTGGGGCAATGTGAACCCCATCGGTCCGCGCGCCTGCTACGACGAAGGTAAGCGCTGCGCAGAGGCTCTCGCGGTCTCCTACGCCAGTCAGTATGGGACCCAGGTGAGAATCGCCCGGATTTTCAATACTTACGGACCCCGTCTTCACCAGGCCGATGGACGTGTCGTCTCGAACTTCATTGTTCAGGCTCTCAAGGGCGAGCCGATCACGGTTTACGGTGACGGACTCCAAACCCGTTCCTTCTGTTTTGTCTCGGACTTGGTGGAAGGCTTCGTGCGCCTGATGGCCAGTGAGCATGGAGTGGCGCCCGTAAACCTGGGCAATCCGCGCGAGTCGACAATGCTAGAGCTTGCTGAGAGTGTAATTAGGCTCACTGGTTCTATGTCGAAAATTGAGCATCGTCCCCTCCCCAAGGACGACCCGGTACGACGGCGACCCGATATCACGCGCGCGAGAGAATTGCTTGGCTGGGAGCCAGCGGTTTCGCTGGAGGACGGATTGGCAGCGACGATCGAGTACTTCAGGCGCCGCGTGGGTGCTTGA
- a CDS encoding glycosyltransferase, which produces MKISVVSEFRAGYSVGLEQSYARAFQRLGHSTTRHATPSSKTRIKGLQQVVELSTCLREQDALRREVLAASPDLVVVIKGVGILGRTVATWRAQGIRVVNVFPDNPFDAAGTNLVGRTLLGQFREVDTVFVHDRFAAGQLRQLGIPAEFIAFARDPEIHCIDSAPPSSPANPIVFIGNPDSERIRFLRAVQDLGLGLYGNWQWAGLAPDDPLMRCVQGGVQLGSDMVRVMRSARMSINILRRSQKTAHNMRTFETPACGVCSLSEDSVGVQEVIGSDTAAFFGTPAELRAVAMDLLKCPSEIDSLAERGLSMVARETYLERAKFILDS; this is translated from the coding sequence ATGAAGATTAGCGTCGTTTCGGAATTTCGGGCCGGATACTCTGTAGGATTGGAGCAGTCGTATGCCAGGGCGTTTCAGCGGCTCGGTCACTCAACCACGCGCCATGCTACCCCCTCTTCCAAAACGAGAATAAAGGGCCTGCAGCAGGTCGTGGAACTTTCGACGTGCCTGAGGGAGCAGGACGCGTTACGCAGGGAAGTCCTCGCGGCCAGCCCAGACTTGGTGGTCGTGATCAAGGGGGTAGGCATCCTGGGAAGGACCGTTGCGACGTGGAGGGCCCAAGGTATTCGTGTCGTAAATGTCTTTCCTGACAATCCGTTCGATGCGGCTGGAACCAACCTTGTCGGAAGGACGCTGCTTGGTCAGTTCCGAGAGGTTGATACAGTTTTCGTTCACGATCGCTTTGCAGCCGGACAACTTCGGCAGCTGGGAATTCCGGCAGAGTTCATCGCCTTCGCGAGGGACCCAGAGATTCACTGCATAGATTCAGCACCTCCGTCTTCACCGGCTAATCCAATCGTGTTCATCGGTAACCCAGACTCAGAGCGGATCCGATTTCTCAGGGCGGTTCAGGATCTTGGATTGGGCCTGTACGGGAATTGGCAATGGGCGGGGCTGGCCCCTGACGATCCTCTGATGAGGTGCGTGCAAGGAGGAGTTCAGCTTGGGTCTGACATGGTCCGTGTCATGCGTAGCGCTAGGATGAGCATCAACATCCTGCGAAGGAGCCAGAAGACAGCCCACAACATGCGCACATTCGAGACTCCCGCCTGCGGAGTATGCTCTCTGTCCGAGGACAGCGTAGGCGTCCAAGAGGTGATTGGAAGCGATACCGCAGCGTTCTTCGGAACTCCTGCTGAGCTCAGAGCGGTCGCAATGGATCTGCTCAAGTGCCCCTCCGAGATCGATAGCCTTGCGGAGAGGGGATTGAGTATGGTGGCGAGAGAGACGTACCTTGAACGCGCAAAGTTTATTTTGGACTCTTAG
- a CDS encoding Gfo/Idh/MocA family oxidoreductase — protein sequence MLSDARKLGRFAQIYGLRKTAFKALSRQEPLPSFVRLPSFASPTRRDVGVIGCGQFAFATIGHELTKVQGNRFSACFDPRKDRASKFGHFYGCEVKGSPEEVIHDPSVKYIYIASNHASHSDYAVSALDAGKTVYVEKPIAVTHDQLAKLYAAQQRGQERLFFGYNRPFSGAIRELRKVCAGAAHEPMTLSCFVACHKLPSDHWYREPTEGTRICGNVGHWLDLMTHIRSWGDLEDSWQITIAYSNVHQIDENMTLSLTSERGSLVNITMTERHEPFEGINEQLSFQMGPHMAHIDDFRSMTLRTAENFSRLRFWPKDVGHRSAINQPFQETRRDPQEVFRSSLLMLRIKDMVCARERFSAFSFDQAARATFGHALD from the coding sequence ATGCTGTCCGACGCCCGAAAGTTGGGCCGATTTGCGCAAATTTACGGCCTACGGAAAACGGCCTTTAAAGCGCTTTCCAGGCAAGAGCCGCTTCCTTCCTTCGTCAGATTGCCTTCCTTCGCGTCACCTACGCGAAGGGACGTCGGCGTCATCGGGTGCGGTCAGTTCGCATTCGCTACGATAGGTCACGAGCTTACGAAGGTGCAGGGCAACCGTTTTTCAGCCTGCTTCGATCCCCGTAAGGATCGCGCTTCCAAGTTTGGCCACTTCTACGGCTGCGAGGTCAAGGGAAGCCCCGAGGAAGTCATCCACGACCCTTCGGTGAAGTACATATACATCGCGTCCAATCACGCTTCGCATTCCGACTACGCGGTTTCGGCGCTCGATGCCGGCAAGACTGTGTACGTTGAGAAGCCGATAGCTGTGACTCATGACCAACTCGCCAAGCTGTATGCAGCCCAGCAACGCGGGCAAGAGCGGCTATTCTTCGGATACAACCGACCATTCTCAGGCGCGATACGAGAATTACGGAAGGTTTGTGCGGGGGCGGCCCACGAGCCAATGACGCTCTCGTGCTTCGTTGCCTGCCACAAACTTCCGTCGGATCACTGGTATCGTGAGCCCACCGAAGGTACCCGGATCTGTGGCAATGTCGGCCATTGGCTCGATCTCATGACTCACATCCGTTCTTGGGGGGATTTGGAGGACAGCTGGCAAATCACGATCGCTTACAGCAACGTGCACCAGATCGACGAGAACATGACACTATCGCTTACGAGTGAACGGGGCTCTCTCGTGAACATCACCATGACGGAGCGTCACGAGCCTTTCGAGGGCATCAACGAGCAGCTTTCTTTTCAGATGGGTCCCCACATGGCCCATATCGACGACTTCAGGTCCATGACGCTGCGCACCGCGGAAAATTTTTCGCGTCTTCGCTTTTGGCCGAAAGACGTAGGTCATCGGAGCGCCATCAACCAGCCCTTCCAGGAAACCCGGAGAGATCCTCAGGAGGTTTTCCGCTCCTCATTACTCATGCTCAGGATTAAGGACATGGTCTGTGCACGAGAGCGTTTCTCCGCGTTTTCTTTCGACCAGGCGGCAAGGGCCACCTTCGGCCACGCGTTGGACTAA
- a CDS encoding radical SAM protein: protein MKPPALPPLPAGRPVWPAPPPPAEGVVSWNMNTTCNYRCTYCTQRFLDDRGRWARDLPRFIEAFCRLPGAWEIKLSGGEPFIHPGFLDAVAALAARGFRVGVVTNFSADEATLGAFLDAAGPQLSLLSASLHLEYVGDHPKARSSVEDFIARARFVNARLPGRASLCVTCVATRNNLPLLPTLRTRFAQAGLVFKVQPEKQGREVVAYTPSERSVLTQLGGHNLTGHIAPDFGGQPCWAGARYFIVDDRGNAFRCYPARRYRTESMGNLLDESFRLADAPSPCLYRYCNCTVPIARGMMPHEAAHETAHTPSAHELP, encoded by the coding sequence GTGAAGCCACCGGCTCTTCCGCCCCTGCCCGCAGGCCGGCCCGTGTGGCCCGCCCCACCGCCCCCGGCCGAGGGTGTGGTGTCATGGAACATGAACACCACGTGCAACTACCGCTGTACTTATTGCACCCAGCGGTTTCTCGACGACCGAGGCCGTTGGGCACGCGATCTGCCCCGCTTCATCGAGGCCTTCTGCCGCTTGCCCGGGGCCTGGGAGATCAAGCTGTCGGGCGGAGAGCCCTTCATACACCCCGGTTTCCTCGACGCCGTGGCGGCGCTGGCCGCCCGCGGATTCCGCGTGGGCGTGGTCACCAACTTCTCCGCCGACGAAGCCACCTTGGGCGCCTTCCTCGACGCCGCGGGGCCGCAGCTGTCCCTGCTCTCCGCCTCGCTCCATCTCGAGTACGTGGGCGATCACCCGAAGGCCCGCAGCTCGGTCGAGGACTTCATCGCGCGGGCGCGCTTCGTGAACGCCCGCCTGCCCGGTCGGGCTTCGCTCTGCGTGACCTGCGTGGCCACGCGCAACAACCTCCCGCTTTTGCCCACCCTGCGCACGCGCTTCGCGCAGGCGGGGCTCGTGTTCAAGGTACAGCCTGAAAAACAGGGCCGCGAGGTGGTAGCTTACACGCCTTCCGAACGCAGCGTGCTCACCCAGCTGGGCGGCCACAACCTCACGGGTCACATCGCCCCCGATTTCGGCGGCCAACCCTGTTGGGCCGGCGCGCGCTACTTCATCGTCGACGATCGGGGCAACGCCTTCCGCTGCTACCCCGCCCGGCGCTACCGCACCGAATCCATGGGCAACCTGCTCGACGAAAGCTTTCGCCTGGCCGATGCGCCCAGCCCCTGCCTTTACCGCTACTGCAATTGCACCGTGCCCATCGCGCGCGGCATGATGCCGCACGAAGCAGCACACGAAACCGCGCACACGCCTTCGGCGCACGAGTTGCCCTGA
- a CDS encoding glycosyltransferase family 4 protein produces the protein MVGLVGPKTTQVPEPQNGAYVATADRFFGDHPGGAYRIAWELARSVARGGEQSILLAGSLPKDPPEGVSHVDGVDIIRYRYDQSAPRSLRFHIGVASARRALRKWLPASLRGVVIHGHSLIPSVAAGAEIRHPRRRVYTLHSSVVHEQEINWEEDLRNKGPFSQAAIQGLRAVEHNLLKRQDGIHVLSQFMRERLETVHPLDTSERISVIPWWVDPAAFGPRLAPAAARARLGVPAEGPVILSVRRLVKRMGLDTLIRAVQRTDSPAGFRLVIVGQGPEETALRELAASHENSRSRTIFLGRVTDEALEAAYDAADLFVLPTRALEGFGIITVDALARGCPVLGTTAGATPEILAPLSQNLLFEPDNADQLAEKLNHWLQGGLNIPSRATIREYAQRYSRTCLESRMRELIFGPGLDT, from the coding sequence ATGGTGGGGTTAGTTGGCCCAAAAACGACGCAAGTACCGGAGCCGCAAAATGGGGCCTATGTAGCCACCGCAGACCGCTTTTTCGGAGACCACCCCGGAGGGGCGTACAGAATCGCCTGGGAGCTAGCCCGTTCGGTTGCGAGGGGAGGCGAACAGTCTATTTTGCTCGCCGGTTCCCTTCCGAAAGATCCCCCAGAGGGCGTGTCGCATGTGGACGGGGTTGACATCATTCGCTACCGCTACGACCAATCTGCGCCCAGGTCTCTTCGGTTCCACATCGGCGTAGCGAGTGCGCGCCGGGCCCTCCGCAAGTGGCTTCCGGCAAGCCTCAGGGGTGTGGTCATTCACGGACATAGCCTCATCCCTTCAGTAGCAGCGGGCGCAGAGATAAGGCACCCGCGGAGGCGGGTCTACACGTTGCACTCCTCCGTCGTTCACGAGCAGGAAATCAACTGGGAGGAGGACCTACGAAACAAGGGTCCTTTCAGCCAAGCTGCCATCCAGGGCCTCAGGGCAGTGGAACACAACCTCTTGAAGAGGCAGGACGGCATTCACGTACTCTCTCAGTTCATGAGAGAGCGGCTCGAGACAGTCCACCCACTGGATACGAGTGAGAGAATCTCCGTAATCCCCTGGTGGGTCGATCCTGCCGCCTTCGGACCACGGCTCGCACCTGCCGCGGCGCGGGCTCGACTCGGGGTTCCCGCAGAGGGTCCGGTGATCCTCAGTGTGCGACGACTCGTGAAGAGGATGGGCTTGGACACTTTGATTCGGGCGGTCCAACGAACCGATTCGCCAGCGGGATTCAGGCTGGTCATCGTCGGCCAGGGCCCGGAAGAGACTGCCCTGCGCGAACTCGCCGCGAGCCACGAAAATAGTCGTTCGCGTACGATCTTTCTCGGCCGGGTCACTGACGAAGCGCTCGAAGCGGCTTACGACGCAGCCGACCTGTTCGTCCTACCTACGCGTGCCCTCGAAGGCTTTGGAATCATCACGGTCGATGCCTTGGCCAGGGGATGCCCCGTTCTGGGGACAACGGCAGGCGCCACTCCAGAAATTCTGGCCCCTCTCTCTCAGAACCTTTTGTTCGAGCCCGACAATGCGGACCAGCTGGCCGAGAAGCTGAACCACTGGCTCCAGGGCGGGCTGAATATTCCAAGCCGAGCCACAATACGAGAATATGCACAGCGATACTCCCGGACTTGCCTCGAGAGCCGCATGCGGGAGCTAATCTTCGGCCCCGGACTGGACACCTAG
- a CDS encoding SEC-C domain-containing protein yields the protein MEAWNSTPRPDLGGHSPDQMPSPPPAKARAEPPRNAPCPCGSGQKYKRCCLAKTPN from the coding sequence ATGGAAGCCTGGAACTCCACGCCCCGCCCGGACCTCGGTGGCCATAGCCCCGACCAGATGCCTTCGCCCCCACCCGCCAAGGCCCGGGCCGAGCCCCCGCGCAACGCCCCATGCCCCTGCGGCAGCGGCCAGAAGTACAAACGCTGCTGTCTCGCCAAAACCCCGAACTGA
- a CDS encoding glycosyltransferase, with amino-acid sequence MTVLESVVSAASSHADIEEVLVAVSVPEIAERLRSQRVRPILIKLWRPNLVFRTHWLSAGFAELGKQTGADASLCLAGGGAANSSVPAFVFLQQALLFDDTPKHLFNAVQQARLGFLRPLVFESARSALAVFVQTQTMAEMVRAQVGLPEERIHVFFPAPSNPVVPSATDATCLQGMRDTEPERRFLYVGYDYPYKNLGVLQKALELSAARDSRLRVFATLPRAVEKRFPALTCVGELRKEDLSAAYQVARGLIMPSLCETVGLPLIEAMRHGVPAVAADLPYAREVCGPAASYFDPYSPAELATALSLLSTNDELWREKSAMCKTRAENLLGNEPYKAMISTLCTILSRPSKR; translated from the coding sequence TTGACCGTGCTCGAGTCGGTGGTTTCTGCGGCCAGCTCCCATGCCGACATCGAAGAGGTTCTCGTTGCGGTTTCGGTCCCCGAAATCGCGGAGAGACTTCGGTCGCAACGTGTCCGACCAATCCTCATCAAGCTTTGGCGGCCAAACCTCGTATTTAGAACACACTGGCTTTCTGCCGGATTCGCTGAGCTAGGAAAACAAACCGGCGCAGATGCGTCCCTCTGCCTCGCCGGCGGAGGGGCCGCCAACAGCTCTGTCCCAGCTTTCGTCTTTCTTCAGCAAGCCCTTCTATTCGACGATACTCCCAAGCATCTATTCAACGCAGTCCAACAGGCTCGTTTAGGGTTCCTAAGGCCACTCGTATTCGAATCGGCCAGGAGTGCTCTGGCCGTATTCGTACAGACACAGACCATGGCCGAAATGGTCCGCGCTCAGGTTGGCCTTCCTGAAGAGCGGATTCATGTCTTTTTCCCAGCGCCCTCGAACCCGGTCGTTCCAAGCGCGACGGACGCTACCTGCCTCCAAGGCATGCGCGACACAGAGCCGGAGCGCCGGTTCCTTTACGTCGGCTACGACTATCCCTACAAGAACCTGGGGGTCCTGCAGAAAGCATTGGAACTATCTGCGGCCAGAGATAGCCGCCTGCGCGTGTTCGCTACTTTGCCTCGGGCAGTTGAAAAGCGATTCCCCGCACTCACATGCGTTGGGGAGCTTCGCAAAGAGGACCTTTCAGCTGCCTACCAAGTGGCCAGAGGCCTAATAATGCCCTCGCTTTGTGAGACTGTGGGACTTCCCCTGATTGAGGCAATGCGCCACGGGGTCCCTGCCGTTGCAGCGGACCTCCCCTACGCACGAGAAGTCTGCGGGCCTGCAGCTTCATACTTCGATCCTTACTCACCAGCCGAATTGGCCACTGCCTTGTCTCTGTTGTCCACGAATGACGAGCTCTGGCGAGAAAAGTCCGCAATGTGTAAAACTCGGGCGGAAAACCTTTTGGGAAATGAGCCGTATAAGGCCATGATCTCAACCCTTTGCACAATCCTAAGCCGGCCGAGCAAACGATGA